Proteins from one Capricornis sumatraensis isolate serow.1 chromosome 2, serow.2, whole genome shotgun sequence genomic window:
- the GNG2 gene encoding guanine nucleotide-binding protein G(I)/G(S)/G(O) subunit gamma-2, with protein MASNNTASIAQARKLVEQLKMEANIDRIKVSKAAADLMAYCEAHAKEDPLLTPVPASENPFREKKFFCAIL; from the exons ATGGCCAGCAACAACACCGCCAGCATAGCACAAGCCAGGAAACTGGTAGAACAGCTGAAGATGGAAGCCAACATCGATAGGATAAAG GTGTCCAAGGCAGCTGCAGATTTGATGGCCTACTGTGAAGCGCATGCCAAGGAAGATCCCCTCCTGACACCTGTTCCGGCTTCAGAAAACCCATTTAGGGAGAAGAAGTTTTTCTGTGCTATCCTTTAA